Proteins encoded by one window of Streptomyces sp. LX-29:
- a CDS encoding helix-turn-helix transcriptional regulator, which translates to MTQHRFDDGTDPDNVPEWADQLMATVAAEVRRRRKELGWSAQDLADKCDETGYPIPRNVIANMESGRRAGLPLVDVMVLAKALNTPPICLIYPVGYVEDVQQLPLEHPTSTLNALNWFTGEETELGAEDDMLRYFRAHHAAERTFKAARQEEEYARYHAETAPNADRKAEALRTQAHAAQEAEAAKVRLRRVRAFIREGGVTPPFLWPNVAAEVEPSETDTNPTEENDL; encoded by the coding sequence ATGACACAACACCGTTTCGATGATGGAACTGACCCGGACAACGTGCCCGAGTGGGCGGACCAGCTCATGGCCACCGTGGCCGCCGAGGTCCGCAGACGGCGGAAGGAGCTGGGTTGGAGCGCACAGGACTTGGCCGACAAGTGCGACGAGACCGGCTATCCGATCCCCCGCAACGTGATCGCCAATATGGAATCCGGCCGCCGTGCCGGCCTCCCCCTGGTCGACGTCATGGTCCTGGCCAAGGCCCTGAACACGCCCCCCATCTGCCTCATCTATCCCGTCGGCTACGTAGAAGACGTGCAGCAGCTCCCTCTCGAACACCCCACCTCCACCCTGAACGCCCTGAACTGGTTCACCGGCGAGGAGACCGAGCTCGGCGCCGAGGACGACATGCTGCGCTACTTCCGCGCCCACCACGCCGCCGAGAGGACGTTCAAGGCCGCACGGCAAGAGGAGGAGTACGCGCGCTACCACGCCGAGACCGCCCCGAACGCCGACCGGAAGGCCGAGGCCCTCCGCACCCAGGCCCATGCCGCCCAGGAGGCCGAGGCGGCCAAAGTCCGTCTGCGCAGGGTCCGCGCCTTCATTCGGGAGGGGGGCGTCACGCCTCCCTTCCTGTGGCCCAACGTCGCCGCCGAAGTCGAGCCGTCCGAAACCGACACCAACCCCACCGAGGAGAACGACCTTTGA
- a CDS encoding DUF3631 domain-containing protein, with translation MQPTTPDAHSAPAKAIWPASAIPGQPGAHLRSPSAEDANGDDGHDAGTHGPEQAATPSGPEEMQIPDTEPTEGAGLLGELRAQLARFVIFPSEQALDAVTAWVVATHLQSAWQHAPRLAVVGPAKRCGKSRLLDVLVETVHEPMLTINTTPAAIFRSITEENPPTLLVDEADTIFGSPKVAEKNEEMRGLLNAGHQRNRYVTRVVGNDHTPHKFATFAMAAIAGIGDLPDTIMDRAIVIRMRRRAEGESVKPFRSRRDTPALHDLRDRIAAWARPLMDKAANLEPDMPVEDRAADTWEPLVIVADLAGGAWPRLARVACARMVAAEAAAEEDHPSGARILADIRRIFAGRGEPESLSTEELLYLLRQDVESPWAEWGRSGLTARDLGAMLREYGIRSGNVRMADGTQRKGYMRNKFLDAWRRYCPTVHSVGTQPVPSGNTQPASLGEG, from the coding sequence GTGCAACCTACGACACCCGATGCACATTCCGCACCCGCCAAGGCGATCTGGCCGGCCAGCGCGATTCCCGGTCAGCCTGGCGCTCACCTGCGCTCCCCGTCGGCCGAAGACGCCAACGGGGACGATGGCCACGATGCGGGTACCCATGGTCCCGAGCAAGCGGCTACGCCGAGCGGACCGGAGGAGATGCAGATACCCGACACCGAGCCGACCGAAGGCGCGGGTCTGCTGGGCGAACTGCGTGCGCAGCTCGCCCGGTTCGTGATCTTCCCGTCCGAGCAGGCGCTGGACGCGGTCACCGCGTGGGTGGTGGCGACGCATCTGCAGTCCGCCTGGCAGCATGCCCCGCGCCTGGCGGTGGTCGGGCCCGCGAAGCGGTGCGGCAAGTCGCGGCTGCTGGACGTGCTGGTCGAGACGGTGCACGAGCCGATGCTGACCATCAACACAACGCCTGCGGCGATCTTCCGCTCCATCACCGAGGAGAACCCGCCGACACTACTGGTGGACGAGGCGGACACGATCTTCGGCAGCCCGAAGGTGGCGGAGAAGAACGAGGAGATGCGCGGCCTGCTGAACGCCGGCCACCAGCGCAACCGGTATGTGACCCGGGTCGTCGGCAACGACCACACTCCGCACAAGTTCGCCACCTTCGCCATGGCGGCGATCGCGGGGATCGGCGATCTGCCCGACACGATCATGGACCGGGCGATCGTGATCCGCATGCGCCGCCGAGCTGAGGGCGAGAGCGTCAAGCCTTTCCGCTCCCGCCGGGACACCCCGGCCCTGCACGACCTGCGTGACCGGATCGCCGCGTGGGCCAGGCCGCTGATGGACAAGGCGGCGAACTTGGAGCCGGATATGCCGGTAGAGGACCGCGCTGCCGACACCTGGGAGCCCTTGGTGATCGTCGCCGACCTCGCCGGCGGCGCGTGGCCCCGTCTGGCGCGGGTCGCGTGCGCGCGGATGGTCGCCGCCGAAGCGGCGGCCGAGGAGGACCATCCCAGCGGGGCGCGCATCCTCGCCGACATCCGCCGGATCTTCGCGGGCCGGGGCGAGCCCGAGAGTCTCTCCACCGAGGAACTCCTTTACCTCCTGCGCCAGGACGTGGAGAGCCCGTGGGCGGAGTGGGGACGCAGCGGGCTGACCGCCCGTGATCTCGGCGCGATGCTGCGCGAGTACGGCATCAGGTCGGGCAACGTCCGTATGGCTGACGGAACGCAGCGCAAGGGGTACATGCGCAACAAGTTCCTCGACGCCTGGCGGCGCTACTGCCCCACCGTCCACTCAGTGGGCACCCAACCTGTTCCCTCAGGGAACACTCAACCTGCCAGCCTCGGCGAGGGCTGA
- the istA gene encoding IS21 family transposase, whose product MISVEDWAEIRRLHRAEQMPVRAIARKLGISRNTVRRAIADDAPPKYQRAPKGSIVDAVEPQIRELLEQWPEMPATVIAERIGWDRGLTVLKDRVRDLRPAYRPADPASRTVYEPGEIGQCDLWFPPADIPLGFGQVGRPPVLVMVAGYSRWITARMLPSRSAADLIAGHWRLLTELGAVPRVLVWDNEGAVGSWRSGGPQLTDEFAAFAGLLGIKFLLCKPRDPEAKGLVERANGYLETSFLPGRVFTSPADFNIQLADWLTKANRRIHRSLQARPADRLEADRSRMLALPPVAPPGWWKASLRLPRDHYVRLDTCDYSVHPLAVGRRIEVTADLDQVLVTCDGVEVARHARSWARHQTITDPDHAAAAAAARKKAASTKAAPVDVTEVEERSLETYDRIFGVIDGGLSTGEGAA is encoded by the coding sequence GTGATCAGCGTGGAGGACTGGGCGGAGATCCGTCGGCTTCACCGGGCCGAGCAGATGCCGGTGCGGGCGATCGCAAGGAAGCTGGGGATCTCGAGGAACACCGTCCGCAGGGCGATCGCGGACGACGCGCCGCCGAAGTACCAGCGGGCGCCGAAGGGCTCCATCGTGGACGCGGTCGAGCCGCAGATCCGCGAACTGCTCGAGCAGTGGCCGGAGATGCCCGCGACGGTGATCGCCGAGCGGATCGGCTGGGACCGCGGGCTGACGGTGCTCAAGGACCGGGTCCGAGACCTGCGGCCGGCCTATCGGCCCGCGGATCCAGCCTCGCGGACGGTCTATGAGCCGGGCGAGATCGGCCAGTGCGACCTGTGGTTCCCGCCCGCCGACATCCCGCTCGGCTTCGGGCAGGTCGGGCGGCCGCCGGTGCTGGTCATGGTCGCGGGCTACTCGCGGTGGATCACCGCCCGGATGCTGCCCTCCAGGTCGGCGGCCGACTTGATCGCCGGGCACTGGCGGCTGCTGACCGAGCTGGGCGCCGTCCCACGGGTGCTGGTCTGGGACAACGAGGGTGCTGTGGGCTCCTGGCGGTCCGGGGGACCTCAACTGACCGACGAGTTTGCCGCGTTCGCCGGGCTGCTGGGCATCAAGTTCCTGCTCTGCAAGCCCCGGGATCCGGAGGCCAAGGGGCTGGTCGAACGGGCCAACGGCTATCTGGAGACGTCGTTCCTGCCCGGGCGGGTGTTCACCTCGCCGGCCGATTTCAACATTCAGCTCGCCGACTGGCTGACCAAGGCCAACCGGCGCATTCACCGCAGCCTGCAGGCTCGTCCGGCGGACCGGCTGGAAGCGGACCGCTCCCGGATGCTGGCCCTGCCGCCGGTCGCCCCGCCGGGCTGGTGGAAGGCATCGCTGCGGCTGCCCCGGGACCACTACGTCCGCCTGGACACCTGCGACTACTCGGTGCATCCACTGGCCGTCGGCCGCCGCATCGAAGTCACCGCGGACCTGGACCAGGTCCTGGTGACCTGCGACGGCGTCGAGGTCGCCCGGCATGCCCGCAGCTGGGCTCGCCACCAGACCATCACCGACCCGGACCACGCGGCCGCTGCCGCAGCCGCACGGAAGAAGGCTGCCAGCACGAAGGCGGCGCCAGTGGACGTGACGGAGGTCGAGGAACGGTCGCTGGAGACCTACGACCGGATCTTCGGTGTCATCGACGGCGGGCTGAGCACGGGCGAAGGGGCAGCGTGA
- the istB gene encoding IS21-like element helper ATPase IstB has translation MSTKNGTNQARTSRDVGSELIYLTKALKAPALRDAAARLAERARDESWSHEEYLAACLQREVAARDSHGAEGRIRAARFPSRKSLEDFDFDHQRSVKREVIAHLGTLDFVVGKENVIFLGPPGTGKTHLATGLGIRACQAGHRVAFATAAQWVTRLAEAHQAGRLSDELTRLGRIPLIVVDEVGYIPFEPEAANLFFQFISGRYERASVIVTSNKPFGRWGEVFGDDTVAAAMIDRLVHHAEVISLKGDSYRMRGRDLGRVPAANSGE, from the coding sequence ATGAGCACGAAGAACGGCACGAACCAGGCCCGGACCAGCCGCGACGTCGGCTCCGAACTGATTTATCTGACCAAGGCGTTGAAAGCCCCGGCCCTGCGGGATGCGGCAGCACGGCTCGCCGAACGGGCCCGCGACGAGAGCTGGAGCCACGAGGAGTATCTGGCCGCATGCCTGCAGCGGGAGGTCGCCGCCCGCGACTCCCACGGCGCCGAGGGACGCATCCGCGCGGCCCGTTTCCCCTCTCGCAAGTCGCTGGAGGACTTCGACTTCGACCATCAGCGGTCGGTGAAACGCGAGGTCATCGCCCATCTGGGGACGCTGGACTTTGTCGTCGGGAAGGAGAACGTGATCTTCCTGGGGCCGCCTGGCACCGGCAAGACCCACCTCGCCACCGGCCTCGGCATCCGGGCCTGCCAGGCCGGCCACCGGGTCGCCTTCGCCACCGCCGCCCAGTGGGTCACCCGCCTCGCCGAAGCCCACCAAGCAGGCCGGCTCAGCGACGAGCTGACCCGCCTGGGCCGGATCCCGCTGATCGTGGTCGACGAAGTGGGCTACATCCCCTTCGAACCCGAGGCAGCGAACTTGTTCTTCCAGTTCATCTCGGGCCGCTACGAACGCGCCTCGGTGATCGTGACCAGCAACAAGCCCTTCGGACGCTGGGGCGAGGTCTTCGGTGACGACACCGTCGCCGCCGCGATGATCGACCGCCTCGTCCACCACGCTGAAGTGATCTCGCTGAAGGGCGACAGCTACCGCATGCGCGGCCGAGACCTCGGACGGGTTCCCGCGGCCAACAGCGGGGAATGA
- a CDS encoding site-specific integrase → MKGSTYRRCSCRDPKTGKELGTSCPKRNSRNHCTYSIRQELPPREDGSRRSFARGGYGSLKAAQAGLDHVRALLGLAEADDPEGIELIGEMLAEVSREKTPLPDVEETRRRLKAGQDLIGSLTVSEWLDRWLAGKRIRKSGLNRYETDIRVHLKPRIGHRRLDRLRVSHLSEMFTAIADANAEILEQNAQRRAAVEELATVPWKGAENRARRKAMKAAIDAMPPFRRVTGPATRLHVKATLRAALNDAIGQQIITFNPAAHVEIDPVRKPKALVWTDERVAKWRKTGEKPSPVMVWTPEQTGAFLDFAAEDRLYAMWHLIAFRGLRRGEACGQPWSETNLDTHSLTVSSQLVQDGWEVEASEPKTDSGFRVVALDDYTVEVLKRHRERQDADREEWASAWVETGLVFTQEDGSWLHPGKVTDFFERLVATSGLPPIRLHDLRHGAATLMLAAGVDVKVVSDTLGHSDTRITRDIYQSVLPHVGKSAAEATAKLVPLQRKAEAEKARKAAKKAKQAAKAQAKGKKKDEQKKPKK, encoded by the coding sequence TTGAAGGGCTCCACCTACCGCCGCTGTTCCTGCCGCGACCCCAAGACCGGCAAGGAGCTCGGCACGTCCTGCCCCAAGCGCAACAGCAGGAACCACTGCACCTACTCCATACGCCAGGAGCTGCCGCCGCGTGAGGACGGCAGCCGAAGGTCGTTTGCGCGAGGCGGGTACGGCAGCCTCAAGGCGGCTCAGGCCGGCCTCGACCACGTACGCGCCCTCTTGGGGCTGGCCGAAGCCGATGACCCCGAAGGCATAGAGCTGATAGGCGAGATGCTGGCGGAAGTCAGCCGCGAGAAGACGCCTCTGCCTGATGTGGAGGAGACTCGGCGGCGGCTCAAGGCTGGCCAGGACCTCATCGGCAGCCTGACCGTGAGCGAGTGGCTCGACCGGTGGCTGGCGGGCAAGCGGATCCGGAAGTCCGGCCTGAACCGCTACGAGACCGATATCCGCGTGCACCTCAAGCCGCGCATCGGGCACCGGCGGCTCGACCGGCTGCGCGTGAGCCACCTCAGTGAGATGTTCACGGCCATCGCCGACGCCAACGCCGAGATCCTGGAGCAGAACGCCCAGCGGCGGGCCGCAGTCGAGGAGCTGGCAACTGTCCCGTGGAAGGGGGCCGAGAACCGCGCCCGCCGCAAGGCGATGAAGGCTGCGATCGACGCGATGCCGCCCTTTCGGCGTGTGACCGGTCCGGCTACCCGGCTGCACGTCAAGGCCACGCTGCGGGCCGCGTTGAACGACGCGATCGGGCAGCAGATCATCACGTTCAATCCGGCGGCCCACGTCGAGATCGACCCGGTGCGCAAGCCGAAGGCCCTGGTGTGGACGGATGAGCGGGTCGCCAAGTGGCGGAAGACCGGCGAGAAGCCTTCGCCCGTGATGGTCTGGACGCCCGAGCAGACCGGCGCCTTCCTCGACTTCGCCGCCGAGGACCGGCTGTACGCGATGTGGCACCTGATCGCCTTCCGCGGCCTGCGGCGTGGCGAGGCGTGCGGGCAGCCGTGGTCGGAGACGAACCTCGACACCCACTCCCTCACCGTCTCCTCCCAACTCGTGCAGGACGGCTGGGAGGTCGAGGCGTCCGAGCCGAAGACGGACAGCGGCTTCCGTGTGGTCGCCCTCGATGACTACACCGTCGAGGTGTTGAAGCGGCACCGCGAACGCCAGGACGCGGACCGCGAGGAGTGGGCTTCGGCTTGGGTGGAGACCGGTTTGGTCTTCACTCAGGAGGACGGCTCCTGGCTGCACCCCGGCAAGGTGACCGACTTCTTCGAACGGCTCGTCGCCACCTCCGGCCTCCCACCGATCCGGCTGCACGACCTGCGCCACGGCGCGGCCACGCTCATGCTCGCCGCGGGGGTCGACGTGAAGGTCGTGTCCGACACGCTCGGGCACAGCGACACCCGGATCACGCGGGACATCTACCAGAGCGTCCTCCCCCACGTCGGGAAGAGCGCCGCCGAGGCCACCGCCAAACTGGTCCCCCTCCAGCGCAAGGCCGAGGCGGAGAAGGCCCGTAAGGCCGCCAAGAAGGCGAAGCAGGCCGCGAAAGCGCAGGCCAAGGGCAAGAAGAAGGACGAGCAGAAGAAGCCCAAGAAGTAG
- a CDS encoding DNA polymerase III subunit delta', whose amino-acid sequence MAVWDDVVGQDRVTVQLTAAARDADALVTAGAAGAAAAPRAAVPQSGTGGPDEEGRAPLSLASSRMTHAWLFTGPPGSGRATAARAFAAALQCVSPDRALGGAPGCGFCDGCHTTLIGTHADVEIVRTDLLTIGVKETRELVRRAQLSPAGGRWQVIVLEDADRLTEGAANVLLKAVEEPAPRTVWLLCAPSLEDVLPTIRSRCRHLVLRTPPVDAVADVLVRRDGIAPELAASLARATQGHIGRARRLATDERARTRRAAVLKLPLRVDDVGGCLKAAQELVDAANEDAKQLAEEVDAKETEELRAALGAASGTGGRLPRGTAGAMKELQDRQKRRATRTQRDSLDLALTDLTGFYRDVLALQLGTETALANVDVRDALERVAASSKPERTLRRIDAVTACRRALDSNVAPLLAVEAMTMALRAG is encoded by the coding sequence ATGGCGGTGTGGGACGACGTGGTCGGGCAGGACCGGGTGACGGTCCAGCTCACCGCTGCCGCGCGGGACGCGGACGCGTTGGTGACCGCCGGGGCGGCGGGCGCCGCGGCCGCGCCGAGGGCCGCCGTTCCGCAGTCCGGGACCGGTGGGCCGGACGAGGAGGGGCGCGCGCCGCTCTCGCTCGCCTCGTCCCGGATGACCCACGCCTGGCTGTTCACCGGTCCACCCGGCTCCGGCCGGGCCACCGCGGCCCGCGCGTTCGCCGCCGCGCTCCAGTGCGTCAGTCCGGACCGGGCCCTGGGCGGCGCGCCGGGCTGCGGGTTCTGCGACGGCTGCCACACCACTCTGATCGGCACGCACGCCGATGTGGAGATCGTCCGCACCGATCTGCTCACCATCGGTGTGAAGGAGACCCGCGAGCTGGTGCGCCGCGCCCAGCTTTCCCCTGCGGGCGGCCGCTGGCAGGTGATCGTCCTGGAGGACGCCGACCGGCTGACCGAGGGCGCGGCCAACGTCCTCCTCAAGGCCGTCGAGGAGCCCGCTCCGCGCACGGTGTGGCTGCTGTGCGCGCCCTCGCTGGAGGACGTGCTGCCGACGATCCGCTCCCGCTGCCGTCACCTGGTGCTGCGCACGCCGCCGGTCGACGCGGTGGCGGACGTCCTGGTGCGCCGCGACGGCATCGCCCCCGAGCTGGCCGCCTCCCTCGCCCGCGCCACCCAGGGCCACATCGGCCGGGCCCGGCGGCTGGCCACGGACGAGCGGGCGCGGACCCGCCGCGCGGCCGTCCTCAAGCTGCCGCTGCGCGTCGACGACGTGGGCGGCTGCCTGAAGGCCGCGCAGGAGCTGGTCGACGCGGCGAACGAGGACGCCAAGCAGCTCGCCGAGGAGGTCGACGCGAAGGAGACCGAGGAGCTGCGCGCCGCCCTGGGAGCCGCGTCCGGCACCGGCGGTCGCCTGCCGCGCGGTACGGCGGGCGCCATGAAGGAGCTCCAGGACCGCCAGAAGCGCCGCGCCACCCGGACCCAGCGCGACAGCCTCGACCTGGCCCTCACCGACCTGACCGGCTTCTACCGCGACGTGCTGGCGCTCCAGCTCGGTACGGAGACAGCCCTGGCCAACGTCGACGTACGGGATGCGCTGGAGCGGGTCGCCGCGAGCTCGAAGCCGGAGCGGACCCTGCGCCGGATCGACGCGGTGACGGCGTGCCGCCGGGCCCTGGACAGCAATGTGGCGCCGCTGCTGGCGGTCGAGGCGATGACCATGGCGCTGCGCGCGGGCTGA
- a CDS encoding alpha/beta hydrolase: MEISRKLRSNGTVLAAVALLTTVVASGLTGCSGDESDSRSGRPPSADSGRPAALKRYYEQKLSWRECGVPGFQCATLRAPLDYDRPDLAEDLRLAVARKKATGPGERIGSLLVNPGGPGGSAIGYLQGYAGIGYPAPVRARYDMVAMDPRGVARSEPVRCLTDKEMDAYTQTDQTPDDASEVAGLTAAYKKFAAGCEKRSGEVLGHVSTVEAARDMDLLRAALGDKRLTYVGASYGTFLGATYAELYPDRVGRLVLDGAMDPTLSAERTNRDQTGGFQTAFTAFAEDCVDRDDCPLGTRSPDDAGKRLGALFARLDRDPVPTDDGRRELGEALATTGVIAAMYDEGSWQQLRAALRSATAGDGGPLLQLADLYYEREDGKYANLMYANPAVNCLDLPPAFRTPEDVKAALPAFRKTSPAFGEGLAWASLNCAYWPVPATGKPHRIEARGAAPILVVGTTRDPATPYVWAQSLATQLSSATLLTYDGDGHTAYGRGSDCIDNAINAYLLDGTPPADAKRCT, from the coding sequence ATGGAGATCAGTCGCAAGCTCCGCAGTAACGGCACGGTGCTGGCGGCCGTGGCCCTGCTGACCACCGTGGTGGCGTCCGGCCTCACCGGCTGTTCGGGTGACGAGTCCGACTCCCGATCCGGTCGGCCGCCGTCGGCCGACAGCGGCCGACCGGCCGCGCTGAAGCGCTACTACGAGCAGAAGCTGAGCTGGCGCGAGTGCGGCGTGCCGGGCTTTCAGTGCGCCACGCTCCGGGCGCCGCTGGACTACGACCGCCCCGACCTCGCCGAGGACCTGCGGCTCGCGGTGGCCCGCAAGAAGGCCACCGGCCCGGGCGAGCGGATCGGCTCGCTCCTGGTCAACCCGGGCGGTCCGGGCGGCTCGGCCATCGGCTATCTGCAGGGGTACGCGGGCATCGGCTACCCGGCGCCGGTGCGCGCGCGGTACGACATGGTGGCGATGGACCCGCGCGGCGTGGCGCGCAGCGAACCCGTGCGGTGCCTGACCGACAAGGAGATGGACGCCTACACGCAGACCGACCAGACCCCGGACGACGCCTCCGAGGTCGCCGGACTGACGGCCGCGTACAAGAAGTTCGCCGCCGGCTGCGAGAAGCGCTCCGGCGAGGTCCTGGGCCATGTCTCGACGGTCGAGGCGGCGCGCGACATGGACCTGCTGCGCGCGGCGCTGGGCGACAAGCGGCTCACCTACGTGGGCGCCTCGTACGGCACCTTTCTCGGGGCCACCTACGCCGAGCTGTACCCCGACCGCGTCGGCCGGCTCGTCCTCGACGGCGCGATGGACCCGACGCTCTCCGCGGAGCGCACCAACCGCGACCAGACCGGCGGCTTCCAGACCGCCTTCACCGCCTTCGCCGAGGACTGCGTGGACCGCGACGACTGTCCGCTGGGCACCCGCAGCCCGGACGACGCCGGGAAGCGCCTCGGCGCCCTGTTCGCCCGGCTGGACCGTGACCCCGTCCCCACCGACGACGGCCGGCGCGAGCTCGGCGAGGCGCTCGCCACCACCGGGGTGATCGCGGCCATGTACGACGAGGGCTCCTGGCAGCAGCTGCGCGCGGCGCTGCGCTCCGCCACGGCGGGCGACGGTGGCCCACTGCTGCAACTGGCCGACCTCTACTATGAGCGTGAGGACGGAAAGTACGCCAACCTCATGTACGCCAACCCGGCCGTCAACTGCCTCGACCTGCCTCCGGCCTTCCGCACCCCCGAGGACGTCAAGGCGGCCCTGCCCGCCTTCCGGAAGACCTCCCCCGCCTTCGGTGAGGGCCTCGCCTGGGCCTCCCTGAACTGCGCCTACTGGCCGGTCCCCGCCACCGGAAAGCCCCACCGCATCGAGGCCCGCGGCGCCGCACCCATCCTCGTGGTCGGCACCACCCGCGACCCCGCCACGCCATACGTCTGGGCCCAGTCCCTCGCCACCCAGCTCTCCTCGGCGACCCTCCTCACCTACGACGGTGACGGCCACACCGCCTACGGCCGGGGCAGCGACTGCATCGACAACGCCATCAACGCCTACCTCCTCGACGGCACTCCGCCCGCCGACGCCAAACGCTGCACCTGA